A single genomic interval of Microbacterium sp. zg-Y1090 harbors:
- a CDS encoding fluoride efflux transporter FluC: MTVGVFLLAVVGGGLGAALRFVTDGLIMRRVSSGYPWGTFVINSVGSLLLGFLTGLSDSSVLDAAWLTILGGGVMGGFTTFSTAMVDTVHMLQKRTYGRFFANSLGMLILTVLLAVVGLAIGRAL; encoded by the coding sequence ATGACCGTCGGAGTCTTCCTCCTCGCGGTCGTCGGCGGTGGCCTGGGAGCGGCCCTGCGGTTCGTCACCGATGGGCTGATCATGCGCCGCGTGTCCTCCGGCTACCCGTGGGGCACCTTCGTCATCAACTCCGTCGGCTCGCTGCTGCTCGGGTTCCTCACCGGTCTGTCGGACTCCTCGGTGCTGGATGCCGCATGGCTCACGATCCTCGGCGGCGGGGTGATGGGCGGGTTCACCACCTTCAGCACCGCCATGGTCGACACCGTGCACATGCTGCAGAAGCGCACGTACGGACGCTTCTTCGCCAACTCGCTGGGGATGCTGATCCTCACGGTGCTGCTGGCCGTCGTCGGACTGGCGATCGGCCGAGCCCTGTGA
- a CDS encoding YoaK family protein produces the protein MTFGTGIVDALSWVVLSGVFTANMTGNVLIVGMGIVGAGGSHWFPSLFALAWFLIGAGVVGATARHAAPGWGRRTTVVFAAVAGTLTAVAVFAAFWQPHRLDAGAFAATAAMALAMGAQGAEAMRLAVPGLITIAVSSATVGVGMSLFLGLGARGSGVARRLAAIVLLCAGAFVGALLSPHGLAPGLLVAAAVAGLATAVGHRQVREAA, from the coding sequence GTGACCTTCGGCACCGGCATCGTCGACGCGCTCAGCTGGGTGGTGCTCAGCGGGGTCTTCACCGCCAACATGACGGGAAACGTGCTGATCGTGGGCATGGGGATCGTCGGCGCCGGAGGCAGCCACTGGTTCCCCTCCCTGTTCGCCCTGGCGTGGTTCCTCATCGGTGCGGGCGTCGTCGGTGCGACGGCCCGCCACGCGGCTCCGGGCTGGGGGCGGCGCACCACCGTGGTGTTCGCCGCCGTCGCCGGCACGCTCACGGCCGTGGCGGTGTTCGCCGCATTCTGGCAGCCCCACCGGCTCGACGCCGGGGCGTTCGCCGCGACCGCCGCGATGGCATTAGCGATGGGGGCGCAGGGCGCCGAGGCGATGCGTCTGGCAGTGCCCGGGCTCATCACCATCGCCGTCAGCAGTGCCACGGTCGGGGTGGGCATGAGCCTGTTCCTCGGTCTGGGTGCCCGGGGCTCCGGAGTGGCGAGGCGCCTGGCAGCCATCGTCCTACTGTGCGCCGGCGCCTTCGTCGGCGCACTGCTCTCGCCGCACGGACTCGCCCCCGGGCTGCTGGTCGCCGCAGCGGTGGCGGGGCTCGCAACGGCGGTCGGGCACCGACAGGTGAGGGAGGCGGCGTGA